The Streptococcaceae bacterium ESL0729 genome has a segment encoding these proteins:
- a CDS encoding endonuclease MutS2, whose amino-acid sequence MNKKILTTLEFQKVKEQFIPFLNTAQGLEELANLLPTTREDKILEWFKELSELTSAIQENGPLKIGQTENLTDILRRLDLEANLNGVELAKIKRVTRVVSELLNYFYDCQNVTFDSLKNLLDKFKDLPKLNGLLQIVDETGHILDTASDRLFELRMSSKKLEADIRQIMQESLSKNASNLSESIITIRNDRQVLPVKVESKNKVPGVVHDMSASGQTVYIEPKQALSLNNKLSQNKLEERNEIERILSLVSDALRPHSQDLRQNNWLLGHFDLINAKYGYKLERKGVIPELSLDKDISLYEVRHPLIDDSMSVPNTLKFDASINTIVITGPNTGGKTISLKTLGLAQLMGQSGLPILAEEGSRIGIFNEIFADIGDGQSVEQSLSTFSSHMTNIIDILNHVDKDSLVLLDELGAGTDPKEGAVLAISILDFLRLSKTKTMATTHYPELKAYGVENPGVINASMEFDLDNFRPTYRLIMGVPGRSNALEISKRLGLFDKIIEQAESLIDQNDQDVNLMIANLEEKNYSLSESLTNIKKLEAENLKLHNDLSKMYKAFNRDREQELNKARVEAQDIIKLATEEADLILKDLNERSQLKPHEIINAKAELSKLAPQTVDLSKNKVLKKAKKARGLKPGAEVIVNEYGQKATLVKLEKDGRWQVQMGLINTRLGEDEFEPIKKEEQKASKKVNVVKRSQGKTLKGQLDLRGMRYEEAERDLEEYIDQALLNNMGQITIVHGIGTGVIREMVQKYLRRNPHIKSYDYAPQNAGGSGATIAILK is encoded by the coding sequence ATGAATAAAAAAATACTAACAACCCTTGAATTTCAAAAGGTTAAGGAGCAATTTATCCCCTTTTTAAATACAGCCCAGGGGCTAGAGGAGCTCGCAAACCTTCTACCCACGACCAGGGAGGACAAAATCTTAGAGTGGTTTAAGGAGCTTTCTGAGCTTACAAGTGCCATCCAAGAAAATGGTCCCTTAAAAATTGGCCAAACTGAAAATTTAACCGATATTTTAAGAAGGCTTGATCTTGAAGCCAATCTGAATGGGGTTGAGCTTGCTAAGATTAAGCGGGTCACTAGAGTCGTAAGTGAGCTCTTAAATTATTTTTATGACTGCCAAAATGTAACCTTTGATAGCCTAAAAAATCTCCTTGATAAGTTTAAGGACCTACCAAAGTTAAATGGTCTCTTGCAAATTGTTGATGAAACAGGCCACATTCTTGATACAGCAAGTGATAGGCTTTTTGAGCTTAGGATGTCTTCTAAGAAACTTGAGGCAGATATCAGACAAATCATGCAGGAAAGTCTATCTAAAAATGCCAGCAATCTAAGTGAGTCAATCATCACCATCAGAAATGATCGCCAAGTTCTACCTGTCAAGGTTGAAAGCAAAAACAAGGTACCTGGAGTGGTTCATGACATGAGTGCAAGTGGCCAGACGGTCTACATTGAGCCCAAGCAAGCCCTGTCTTTAAATAATAAACTTTCTCAAAACAAGCTTGAAGAACGAAATGAGATTGAAAGAATCTTAAGTCTGGTATCTGATGCCCTAAGACCTCACAGCCAGGATTTAAGGCAGAATAACTGGCTTTTAGGTCACTTTGACTTAATCAATGCCAAGTATGGCTACAAGCTTGAAAGAAAGGGCGTGATTCCTGAGCTAAGTCTTGATAAGGATATTAGCCTGTATGAGGTCCGCCATCCCCTAATCGATGATTCCATGTCTGTTCCTAATACCTTAAAATTTGATGCAAGCATTAATACCATCGTTATTACAGGTCCAAATACTGGTGGGAAGACCATCAGCTTAAAAACCCTTGGTCTAGCCCAACTTATGGGGCAATCAGGGCTTCCTATTCTTGCTGAAGAGGGAAGTAGGATTGGTATCTTTAACGAAATTTTTGCAGACATTGGTGACGGACAATCTGTTGAACAAAGCCTGTCGACATTTTCAAGTCACATGACAAATATCATTGATATTCTAAATCATGTAGACAAGGATAGTTTGGTTCTTTTAGATGAGTTAGGAGCTGGTACCGATCCCAAGGAGGGGGCAGTCCTTGCCATTTCCATTCTTGATTTCCTCCGCCTGTCTAAGACCAAAACCATGGCCACCACCCACTATCCTGAACTTAAGGCTTACGGGGTCGAAAATCCTGGTGTAATCAATGCCAGCATGGAGTTTGACCTGGATAATTTTAGACCAACCTACCGTCTAATTATGGGCGTTCCGGGGCGGTCTAATGCCCTTGAAATTTCAAAACGCCTGGGACTTTTTGATAAGATTATTGAGCAGGCAGAGTCTTTGATTGACCAAAATGATCAAGATGTAAACCTTATGATTGCAAATCTTGAAGAAAAAAATTATTCCCTGAGTGAAAGCCTGACCAACATCAAAAAGCTTGAAGCTGAAAACCTGAAGCTCCACAATGATTTAAGCAAGATGTATAAGGCCTTTAATAGGGATAGGGAGCAGGAGCTAAATAAGGCACGGGTTGAAGCTCAAGATATTATCAAGCTTGCAACAGAAGAAGCTGATTTAATCCTTAAGGATCTAAATGAAAGGTCACAACTTAAGCCACATGAGATTATAAATGCCAAGGCTGAACTTTCAAAACTTGCCCCACAAACAGTCGATTTGTCAAAAAATAAGGTACTTAAGAAGGCCAAGAAGGCTCGTGGTCTTAAGCCTGGAGCTGAGGTTATTGTTAATGAATACGGCCAAAAGGCAACCCTTGTTAAGCTTGAAAAAGATGGCCGCTGGCAGGTACAGATGGGACTTATTAACACCCGCCTAGGGGAAGACGAATTTGAACCCATCAAAAAAGAGGAGCAGAAGGCTTCGAAGAAGGTTAACGTTGTTAAAAGGAGTCAGGGTAAAACCCTCAAGGGTCAACTTGATCTAAGGGGAATGCGTTATGAGGAGGCTGAGCGTGACCTTGAAGAATACATCGACCAAGCCCTCTTAAACAATATGGGGCAAATTACCATTGTCCATGGTATCGGTACAGGAGTTATTCGGGAGATGGTGCAGAAGTATTTGAGAAGAAATCCTCATATCAAGTCCTATGACTATGCTCCGCAAAATGCTGGCGGAAGTGGTGCAACCATTGCTATCTTAAAGTAA
- a CDS encoding DUF4044 domain-containing protein, whose product MAYQERSKGKTPFQKMVIAVAWIMLILTLAGALGAALSAIL is encoded by the coding sequence ATGGCATATCAGGAACGTAGTAAGGGGAAAACTCCCTTTCAAAAAATGGTAATAGCTGTGGCATGGATTATGCTTATCTTAACCCTTGCAGGAGCTCTTGGAGCAGCTTTGTCAGCTATTTTATAA
- the trxA gene encoding thioredoxin, with translation MVVAVTDKDFVEETKEGLVLVDFWATWCGPCRMQGPILDQLSDEIDESELKIVKMDVDENPTTPSQFGVMSIPTLLFKKDGEVVKQVAGVHTKDQILAIVKELEA, from the coding sequence ATGGTAGTAGCAGTTACAGATAAAGATTTCGTAGAAGAAACAAAAGAAGGTTTAGTCCTTGTTGATTTTTGGGCAACTTGGTGTGGTCCATGTCGTATGCAAGGTCCTATCCTTGATCAACTTTCAGATGAAATCGATGAAAGTGAACTTAAAATCGTTAAGATGGATGTAGATGAAAATCCTACTACACCTTCACAATTTGGTGTTATGAGTATTCCTACCCTTCTTTTCAAAAAAGACGGTGAAGTTGTTAAGCAGGTTGCAGGTGTTCATACTAAGGATCAAATTCTTGCCATTGTTAAGGAACTTGAAGCCTAA